The Rhodocytophaga rosea genome has a segment encoding these proteins:
- a CDS encoding AsmA family protein yields the protein MKKAILIILGIFVVLLGAAFILPVVYKDEIKAKIDKEIAKKVDANVYFDADDFSVSLFKHFPNITASMENFGVVGKGVFKSDTLAAIKSFEVTVNIMSVISGDKIQVKAIDLDEPRIHAKVLKDGKANWDIYIADPADTATVADTTSSEFAFGVDNWAINNGYVVYDDRTMPMYARIVDLDHSGSGDFTQDLFDLVTRTHAERVTVSYDGVEYLSDKKIDADMTLSMNLPESKYTFKENTVKLNDFAFGFDGYVAMPDTNINMDITYKTKESTFKSLLSLVPGVYTESFKDVKAEGTIAFDGMAKGTYNAVQMPAFMVNILVKDGMMKYPDLPTAVNNINVDMKVDNKDGVIDNTIIDIKKFHADLGKNPIDGRILVKGLTNYDVDANILAKLNLAELTQMFPIEGLTLKGLYNLDLKAKGVYSEAQKRMPAVNASMSLQNGYVKSKDFLAPLEQMSFSSTVQNQSGQMADTKIHVKDFNMMLEGEPLHANAYIENLDDYTYDVQVKGAADLTKMTKIYPLEGMTLTGKIKADISTKGKMSDVEAERYDQLPTSGTMEISNFTYNSADMPQGMKITHAAMNFTPQYINLTDFSGFAGKSDIAMSGTLSNYIAYLFKENQTIKGNMNFASKQFDVNEWMTEDPNAAATTTEEPLTVFEVPKNVDFTLVSTLGKVLYDNMSMTDMNGTIIVRDGTVRMDKLAFNSLGGNFVTNGTYDTKDIKNPKFDFDLNINNVAVAEAYKTFNTVQALMPLAKNITGNFSTDFKIGGGLGQDMMPLYNSLTGGGLIKLANAVVKDAPILSNLSSFTKLNDLKTIQLKDVLLQAEVKDGRIHFKPFDVASGPYKMNIGGSNGIDGTMDYKVKMDIPAGQLGATVNNALASLTGKPAANAQNIKLDLNIGGTYNQPKIGLAGSSASGTVKEAVTEVVKDKVNAEVDKAKAEAEAKAKAEADRLKTEAEAKAKAEQDRLQKEAEAKKKQLEDEAKKKIEEEKKKLKNKIFGAPKKDTTATGN from the coding sequence ATGAAAAAAGCAATCCTGATTATTCTGGGAATATTTGTAGTATTACTGGGAGCCGCCTTTATTCTTCCGGTTGTCTACAAAGACGAGATTAAGGCAAAGATTGATAAAGAAATAGCAAAAAAGGTAGACGCCAACGTGTACTTTGATGCCGATGATTTCAGCGTAAGTTTATTTAAACACTTTCCGAATATTACAGCCTCTATGGAAAATTTTGGGGTGGTGGGAAAAGGTGTTTTCAAAAGTGATACCCTGGCTGCTATCAAGTCATTTGAGGTTACAGTAAATATTATGAGTGTGATCAGCGGCGATAAGATACAGGTGAAAGCCATTGATCTGGATGAACCCCGGATTCACGCCAAAGTATTGAAAGATGGAAAAGCCAACTGGGATATTTATATCGCTGATCCTGCTGATACTGCCACCGTAGCCGATACTACTTCTTCTGAATTTGCCTTTGGTGTAGACAATTGGGCCATTAACAATGGCTATGTGGTATACGACGACAGAACGATGCCTATGTATGCTCGAATTGTAGACCTCGACCATAGTGGCAGCGGCGATTTTACCCAGGATTTATTTGACTTAGTTACCCGTACCCATGCAGAAAGAGTTACCGTATCTTATGATGGCGTAGAATACCTGTCTGATAAAAAGATAGATGCCGATATGACCCTGAGCATGAATCTGCCTGAGTCTAAATACACCTTCAAGGAAAATACAGTAAAGCTCAATGATTTTGCCTTTGGGTTTGATGGGTATGTAGCCATGCCGGATACCAACATCAACATGGATATTACCTATAAGACCAAGGAGAGCACGTTCAAAAGCCTGTTGTCTCTGGTACCTGGTGTATACACCGAAAGTTTTAAAGATGTAAAAGCTGAAGGAACCATTGCCTTCGATGGGATGGCGAAAGGAACCTATAATGCCGTGCAAATGCCTGCTTTTATGGTAAATATTCTGGTAAAAGATGGCATGATGAAATATCCGGATCTGCCTACAGCTGTTAATAATATTAATGTGGATATGAAGGTGGATAATAAAGACGGTGTGATCGATAATACCATAATTGATATCAAGAAATTCCATGCTGACCTGGGCAAAAACCCCATCGACGGACGTATTCTGGTAAAAGGGCTGACCAATTATGATGTAGATGCCAACATTCTGGCTAAACTCAACCTGGCTGAACTTACCCAGATGTTCCCCATTGAAGGCTTAACGCTGAAAGGATTGTACAACCTGGATCTGAAAGCCAAAGGTGTATACAGCGAAGCGCAGAAACGTATGCCTGCTGTAAATGCCAGTATGAGTTTGCAGAACGGCTATGTAAAATCTAAGGATTTTCTGGCTCCGCTCGAACAAATGAGTTTTTCGTCTACTGTTCAAAACCAGTCCGGACAAATGGCAGATACCAAAATCCATGTGAAGGACTTTAATATGATGCTGGAAGGGGAACCGTTACACGCCAATGCTTATATCGAAAATTTAGACGATTATACCTACGATGTGCAGGTAAAAGGTGCTGCTGACCTGACCAAAATGACCAAGATTTATCCGCTGGAAGGAATGACGTTGACTGGAAAAATCAAAGCAGATATTTCGACCAAAGGAAAAATGTCGGATGTAGAAGCAGAACGGTATGACCAGTTGCCGACCAGTGGCACGATGGAGATCAGCAATTTTACCTACAATAGTGCTGATATGCCGCAGGGAATGAAAATCACCCATGCAGCGATGAACTTTACGCCGCAATACATCAACTTAACCGATTTTAGTGGATTTGCCGGAAAAAGCGACATTGCCATGAGTGGTACACTTTCCAATTATATTGCCTATCTGTTTAAGGAAAACCAGACCATTAAAGGCAATATGAATTTTGCTTCTAAGCAGTTTGATGTGAACGAATGGATGACCGAAGACCCGAATGCAGCTGCTACTACCACAGAGGAGCCATTAACGGTATTTGAAGTACCTAAAAATGTAGATTTTACACTGGTTTCTACCCTCGGCAAAGTGCTATACGACAACATGTCTATGACCGACATGAATGGAACTATCATTGTGCGGGATGGAACTGTACGGATGGATAAACTGGCTTTCAATAGCTTAGGCGGTAATTTTGTTACCAATGGAACCTACGATACAAAAGACATCAAAAATCCGAAATTCGATTTCGACCTCAATATCAACAATGTAGCAGTTGCTGAGGCATACAAAACCTTCAATACCGTACAGGCGCTGATGCCACTGGCTAAAAATATTACCGGTAATTTTTCAACCGACTTTAAAATTGGTGGTGGCTTAGGCCAGGATATGATGCCATTGTATAATAGCTTAACCGGAGGCGGATTGATCAAATTAGCCAATGCGGTAGTGAAAGATGCGCCCATTCTGAGCAATCTGAGCAGTTTTACTAAACTGAATGATCTGAAAACCATTCAACTGAAAGATGTGTTGCTGCAAGCCGAAGTAAAAGACGGACGTATTCATTTCAAACCGTTTGATGTAGCAAGCGGACCTTATAAAATGAATATTGGCGGAAGTAATGGCATAGATGGTACCATGGATTACAAAGTGAAAATGGATATTCCAGCCGGACAATTGGGAGCAACTGTAAATAATGCCCTGGCTTCTCTTACCGGAAAACCAGCTGCTAATGCACAGAACATTAAATTAGACCTTAACATTGGTGGAACGTACAACCAGCCTAAAATCGGGCTAGCCGGAAGCAGTGCCAGTGGTACGGTGAAAGAAGCGGTAACCGAAGTAGTAAAAGATAAAGTGAATGCCGAAGTGGATAAAGCCAAGGCTGAAGCGGAAGCTAAGGCTAAGGCCGAAGCCGACCGTCTGAAAACTGAGGCAGAAGCCAAAGCAAAAGCAGAACAAGACCGTTTACAGAAGGAAGCTGAAGCTAAAAAGAAACAGCTGGAAGATGAAGCCAAAAAGAAAATAGAAGAAGAGAAGAAGAAGCTGAAAAACAAAATCTTCGGTGCACCGAAAAAGGATACAACAGCTACCGGGAATTAA
- a CDS encoding Cif family virulence factor, producing MKGSPFILLFLMLSISVVLVSIKRSSVSLYATSLNNAFISYDLMNAPGLSEKSLVESLNVKLDEANDKWVEDYNKKAGDVSECYTEQCVLFPENSKAITGKTDIAQFYSQKYPNVSKVKTVQVKKRFIETPTLIYEVGTLITDKQEMYPYMVSWNGSKGTWQRELEATAKKTTSYNDSVQIDAAREKWMQLCNAHNHQQLVKSLYLKDAYYYNKGRVLQGWESLFTEYKYMSQPSYQLSLKPISVLMVQPDLAYEVGKCSGSYGGHYMLVWEKQKDGEWKVSLDSNY from the coding sequence ATGAAAGGATCACCATTTATTCTGCTGTTTCTAATGCTTTCCATATCAGTAGTACTGGTTAGCATAAAGCGTAGTTCTGTGAGCCTGTATGCCACCTCGCTCAACAACGCTTTTATTTCGTATGATTTAATGAATGCACCTGGCCTGTCGGAGAAATCGCTGGTAGAATCTCTGAACGTAAAGCTGGATGAAGCCAACGACAAATGGGTAGAAGATTATAATAAAAAAGCAGGCGATGTAAGCGAATGTTATACCGAACAATGTGTATTGTTTCCTGAAAATAGTAAAGCAATTACCGGCAAAACAGATATTGCCCAGTTTTATAGCCAGAAATACCCCAATGTATCCAAAGTAAAAACGGTGCAGGTGAAGAAACGCTTTATTGAAACGCCCACTTTAATATACGAAGTAGGTACCTTAATCACAGATAAACAGGAGATGTATCCATACATGGTAAGCTGGAACGGAAGCAAAGGCACCTGGCAACGCGAGCTGGAAGCAACGGCTAAAAAAACCACCAGCTATAATGATTCTGTACAGATTGATGCAGCCAGAGAAAAATGGATGCAGCTTTGTAATGCCCATAACCACCAGCAATTGGTAAAAAGCTTGTATCTGAAAGATGCCTATTACTACAACAAAGGAAGGGTATTGCAAGGGTGGGAAAGCTTATTCACTGAGTACAAATACATGTCGCAGCCCAGTTACCAATTAAGTCTGAAACCCATATCGGTACTAATGGTACAACCAGATTTAGCGTATGAAGTAGGTAAGTGTTCAGGCAGTTATGGCGGCCATTATATGCTGGTGTGGGAAAAACAAAAAGATGGGGAATGGAAAGTTTCTCTCGATTCGAATTATTAG
- the fmt gene encoding methionyl-tRNA formyltransferase gives MPSSLKIIFMGTPEFAVPSLEILLQHNYTVEAVITAPDKPSGRGLKVMPSPVKEVAVRYNVPVLQPTNLKSPEFIEELKSYQADLQIVVAFRMLPEAVWNMPPIGTFNLHASLLPQYRGAAPINWAIINGETETGLTTFFLKHEIDTGNIIFQEKEPITEQDTAGRLYERLRQKGAELVLKTVQAIESENYPQVPQQMSETIKLAPKIFKETCEINWQQPSRTIYNFIRGLSPYPTAWTTLNGKFCKIYISHIVNRDEPLKHSGEHFTDGKQFLHMKTSDGWLSIDELQLEGKKKMGIEEFLRGNKL, from the coding sequence ATGCCATCTAGTTTAAAAATCATTTTTATGGGTACACCGGAATTTGCCGTACCCAGCCTGGAAATTCTTTTACAACACAACTATACAGTAGAAGCTGTAATTACTGCCCCGGATAAACCTTCTGGCAGAGGTTTAAAAGTAATGCCTTCCCCAGTGAAAGAGGTGGCAGTCAGGTATAATGTGCCAGTGCTACAACCCACCAATCTGAAATCGCCGGAATTCATCGAGGAACTCAAAAGCTACCAGGCAGACCTGCAGATTGTAGTCGCTTTTCGCATGCTTCCAGAAGCAGTCTGGAATATGCCCCCCATTGGTACATTTAATTTACATGCTTCCCTGCTGCCGCAGTACCGGGGAGCAGCACCTATTAACTGGGCTATAATTAATGGAGAAACCGAAACAGGGCTTACTACTTTTTTTCTCAAACACGAAATTGATACGGGCAATATTATCTTCCAGGAAAAAGAACCGATCACTGAACAGGATACTGCTGGCAGGTTGTATGAACGACTGCGTCAAAAAGGAGCCGAACTGGTGCTAAAAACTGTTCAGGCAATTGAAAGTGAAAATTATCCGCAAGTTCCTCAGCAAATGAGTGAAACGATTAAACTGGCTCCAAAAATTTTCAAAGAAACCTGCGAAATTAACTGGCAGCAACCTTCCAGAACCATCTATAATTTCATCCGCGGCCTTTCCCCCTACCCTACTGCCTGGACTACGCTTAATGGCAAGTTCTGTAAAATCTACATTAGTCACATTGTAAACCGTGATGAACCATTAAAGCATTCCGGTGAGCACTTTACAGACGGAAAACAATTTTTACACATGAAAACAAGTGATGGATGGCTTTCTATTGATGAATTGCAGCTGGAAGGAAAGAAAAAGATGGGGATTGAAGAGTTCCTGAGGGGCAATAAGCTATAA
- a CDS encoding LytR/AlgR family response regulator transcription factor: MLSFLRQPYPIDEPKLTRVILQSLLVGIFVAFVLIVFQPFGSYNWQHAYKILILMGYGAVASFTTFLNFFALPKLTPLFYLEKYWTVWKEITWNLMPCVIGGFLSVVYGYLIGAMPFTFTQISYMIVVVFLVGLFPAIILVLLNYVYLIRKYRAVNQYPEKITTTEDKPAITETTIELMAENEKDRLKLPASQLVYIEASDNYCTVFHLTNQKLTKTLIRSSLSRLESQLSIPEIARCHRSYIVNFRRVKHISGNAQGYKLHLDATNFVVPVARTYSYLLKEQLVAS, encoded by the coding sequence ATGCTTTCTTTTCTCCGGCAACCTTATCCCATAGACGAACCTAAACTGACAAGAGTTATTTTGCAATCTCTGCTGGTTGGTATTTTTGTAGCTTTTGTACTAATTGTTTTTCAACCGTTTGGTTCCTATAACTGGCAACATGCTTACAAAATACTTATTCTGATGGGTTATGGCGCTGTGGCATCGTTTACGACCTTCCTGAATTTTTTTGCCCTTCCAAAATTAACTCCCCTATTTTATTTAGAAAAATACTGGACAGTCTGGAAGGAAATCACCTGGAATTTAATGCCTTGCGTAATAGGTGGATTTTTGAGTGTAGTATACGGCTATCTTATCGGAGCCATGCCCTTTACATTCACTCAAATCAGCTATATGATTGTGGTTGTATTTCTGGTGGGCTTGTTTCCGGCGATTATTCTGGTACTACTCAATTATGTATACCTCATCCGAAAATACCGGGCTGTTAATCAGTATCCCGAAAAGATAACTACGACTGAAGATAAACCGGCTATAACGGAAACTACTATTGAGTTAATGGCTGAAAATGAAAAAGACCGGCTAAAATTACCAGCTTCCCAGTTGGTATATATTGAAGCCAGTGATAATTATTGTACGGTTTTTCACCTGACTAACCAGAAACTCACAAAAACGCTGATCCGCAGCAGCCTTAGCCGCCTGGAAAGCCAGCTTTCAATTCCGGAAATTGCCCGTTGCCACCGTTCCTATATTGTTAATTTCAGACGGGTAAAGCACATATCCGGAAATGCGCAAGGCTATAAATTGCATCTCGATGCTACAAACTTTGTGGTGCCAGTGGCCAGAACTTATTCATACCTGCTAAAAGAACAACTCGTAGCCAGCTAA
- a CDS encoding TraB/GumN family protein, giving the protein MKKILKRTLLFIVLTPVVLTIIGFVFYWVYALLAVGGENSEHQAYLHMNKEVIQPGTENSFTLFDADFYNQQIFLLGEVHGFAIPQVLDIQLLTHLNQKVGLKYYLAEVDYSQAYFLNEYLQTGNDTLLSYVFKTWVNQNAQWGNKNFYNKIRQIRSLNQRLPADKQIKILGVDRIQDMAVTNRYLQQLLKQQNYQTGKNPLLDKIQQLTASDTISMQTWAAQANQILTDADSLSKHMLGKETFNCMFTLQNIAYYQPVVNRDSVMYLNLKALTSEFHLENEKMYGLWGFFHTMQVPIKRDHMVWPFAALLKHSQDSPFRNKVVSLNIYALDSENMMPGKMLPASIRKGKSYFNTSWANSDGPLAFVGGIKDLRAVSAESTATLFKLNGANSPYRTSSRLAETKVLIPGQSLEVADKTATTEDVFQYVILLRNGEALEPIEN; this is encoded by the coding sequence ATGAAAAAAATCTTAAAAAGAACACTACTTTTTATTGTACTTACACCTGTTGTATTAACCATTATTGGTTTCGTTTTCTACTGGGTCTATGCCCTGCTAGCGGTTGGCGGAGAAAATTCTGAACACCAGGCTTATTTACATATGAATAAAGAAGTTATTCAGCCAGGAACTGAAAACAGCTTTACCTTATTTGATGCTGATTTTTATAATCAACAGATTTTCCTGCTGGGTGAAGTACATGGCTTTGCTATACCACAGGTATTGGATATACAACTGCTTACTCACTTAAATCAAAAAGTAGGTCTGAAATATTATCTGGCGGAAGTAGATTACAGCCAGGCTTATTTTCTGAATGAGTACCTGCAAACCGGAAATGATACGCTGCTCAGCTATGTGTTTAAAACCTGGGTGAACCAGAATGCACAATGGGGAAACAAAAATTTCTATAATAAAATCAGGCAGATCCGCTCACTGAACCAACGTTTGCCTGCTGATAAGCAAATAAAAATCCTTGGCGTAGATAGGATACAGGATATGGCTGTAACGAACCGCTATCTTCAACAACTATTGAAACAACAAAACTACCAGACCGGCAAAAATCCGCTTCTGGATAAAATACAACAACTTACCGCGAGTGATACCATCAGCATGCAAACATGGGCTGCCCAGGCTAACCAGATATTAACAGATGCAGATTCTCTAAGTAAACATATGCTGGGAAAAGAGACTTTTAATTGTATGTTCACCCTACAGAATATAGCCTATTATCAGCCTGTGGTTAACCGCGATAGTGTAATGTATCTGAACCTGAAAGCGCTTACTTCGGAATTTCATCTGGAAAACGAAAAAATGTATGGCTTATGGGGATTTTTTCATACTATGCAGGTACCTATCAAACGTGATCATATGGTATGGCCTTTTGCAGCCTTACTCAAGCATAGCCAGGATTCACCTTTTAGAAACAAAGTAGTATCGCTGAATATATATGCCTTAGATAGTGAAAATATGATGCCAGGAAAAATGCTGCCTGCCTCTATCCGAAAAGGTAAATCCTATTTCAATACAAGCTGGGCAAACAGCGATGGTCCTCTGGCTTTTGTAGGTGGCATTAAGGATTTGCGTGCCGTTTCTGCCGAATCCACAGCTACTCTTTTTAAGCTCAACGGAGCAAATTCTCCTTACCGGACTTCTTCCCGCCTGGCCGAAACAAAAGTATTGATTCCAGGGCAAAGTCTGGAAGTAGCAGATAAAACAGCTACTACAGAAGACGTTTTTCAATACGTCATTCTTCTCAGGAATGGGGAAGCGCTGGAACCTATTGAGAATTAA
- the greA gene encoding transcription elongation factor GreA, giving the protein MAKISYYTEEGLQKLKEELNELRIRGRQDIARQIAEARDKGDLSENAEYDAAKDAQGLLELKISKLEEVVSNARVVDESIIDTSQVSILSKVKIKNKKNGSTVCYTLVSEEEADLKAGKISVQSPIGKGLLGKKVGEVAAIKVPAGMMEFEVVDIDR; this is encoded by the coding sequence ATGGCGAAGATTTCATATTACACAGAGGAAGGCTTACAGAAGCTGAAAGAAGAACTGAACGAATTAAGAATAAGAGGAAGGCAGGATATTGCCCGGCAGATTGCAGAAGCCCGCGACAAAGGTGATTTGAGTGAGAATGCGGAATATGATGCAGCCAAAGATGCGCAGGGTTTGCTGGAACTGAAAATTTCCAAACTGGAAGAAGTAGTTTCCAATGCCCGTGTAGTAGACGAATCTATCATTGATACTTCACAGGTTTCTATTTTATCCAAAGTAAAGATCAAGAATAAAAAGAATGGTTCTACGGTTTGTTATACCCTGGTATCTGAAGAAGAGGCTGATCTGAAAGCCGGTAAAATATCTGTACAATCGCCTATAGGTAAAGGTCTGCTAGGGAAAAAAGTAGGCGAAGTAGCCGCTATTAAAGTACCAGCCGGCATGATGGAGTTTGAAGTAGTAGATATCGACAGATAA
- a CDS encoding HIT family protein encodes MTIFTKIIKGEIPCHKVAEDDKFLAFLDINPVAIGHTLVIPKVEVDYLFNLDDDTYTDLMLFAKRLAPAIAHAVPCLRIGVAVIGLEVPHTHIHLVPLNTMQDINFSKPKLTPTLEELKQVAENIKKALVK; translated from the coding sequence ATGACTATTTTCACTAAGATCATCAAAGGAGAAATTCCTTGTCACAAGGTAGCCGAAGACGATAAATTCCTTGCTTTTCTGGATATTAACCCGGTAGCTATAGGGCATACACTGGTAATTCCCAAAGTAGAAGTGGATTATTTATTCAACCTCGACGATGATACTTATACCGATTTAATGCTGTTTGCCAAACGTTTGGCTCCGGCCATAGCTCATGCTGTTCCTTGCCTGAGGATTGGTGTAGCTGTGATTGGACTTGAAGTGCCGCATACACATATTCACCTGGTGCCGCTCAATACTATGCAGGATATTAATTTCAGCAAACCCAAACTTACCCCAACTCTGGAAGAATTGAAGCAAGTGGCTGAAAACATAAAAAAAGCCCTTGTAAAATAA
- the treY gene encoding malto-oligosyltrehalose synthase — protein sequence MQVPLSTYRIQFHKEFTFQSAQQITKYLHKLGIKALYASPIFKAPAGSTHGYDVADPNQINPEVGTLEELQELSQALKEKNIGWLQDIVPNHMVFSPENGLLMDLLEKGYASPYSKHFDIAWNHPNETLKRRLLVPFLGSPYYEVLKNGELQFQYQEGTFQVAYYDNIFPLRIESYPVLLGTLADTETNLEELSKELVAAFAQIAAVKGEERVVQMEQAKQALWEAYSHNAEFKTLIEAQLSTLNADMQKMHDLLSVQHFRLAYWRLANREINYRRFFNINQLISIRVEDPAVLSQTHQLIFNLLQQGVFTGVRIDHIDGLNDPLTYLQQLRSRAKDAYIVVEKILEAGEELPEEWPIEGTSGYDFLTQLNDVFCERAHKEDFQELFTRFTGQEFYYDALLYEKKRFILQRLFVGDLEKLFLQFKKLSFYLPEGVDILQADLRQALGILLSCFPVYRTYVNSSEVSDRDRHYIEEALEKAGDLLAGQELTLQFLRKILLMEFPPNLGQLKKANWIKAVMQFQQISGPLMAKGLEDTAFYIYNRLLSLNEVGGNPEAFGCSVEEFHHFNLYQLQHWPYKINATATHDTKRGEDVRARLNVLSEIPGEWEKQVRQWHKINQPVKQKREKAFVPDRNEEYMLYQALLGSWPFETPLPDDFAQRLEGYLLKALKEAKVHSSWSIPDEQYEQAILKFSRKLLDPAQGFLKAFLPFQQKIASYGIFNSLSQVLLKITSPGVPDIYQGCELWDLSMVDPDNRRPVDYSLRKQYLDFLQQNENDSAQLISELLSSKEDGRIKMYVLYKTLQVRNQYAALFDKGVYLPLEVSGKQKDCVIAFARVSEENIALVVAPRFYTRLMAENELHLGEKAWANTAIHLPDGKSYKPWKQIFTGSVVQPSEKLYLKDICKEFPLGLLTNQ from the coding sequence ATGCAAGTTCCTCTTTCTACCTATAGAATACAATTTCACAAAGAATTTACTTTTCAATCAGCTCAGCAAATCACAAAATATCTACATAAACTAGGTATTAAGGCTCTATATGCTTCGCCTATTTTTAAAGCGCCTGCCGGCAGTACACATGGCTATGATGTAGCCGATCCCAACCAGATCAACCCGGAAGTAGGAACACTGGAAGAGTTACAGGAATTGTCGCAGGCACTCAAGGAAAAAAATATCGGCTGGCTACAGGATATTGTACCGAACCATATGGTATTTAGTCCGGAGAATGGCTTGCTGATGGATTTGCTGGAAAAAGGGTATGCTTCGCCATACAGCAAACATTTTGATATTGCCTGGAATCATCCCAACGAAACCCTGAAACGGCGTTTACTGGTTCCATTCCTGGGATCACCATATTATGAAGTGCTCAAAAATGGAGAACTACAGTTTCAATACCAGGAGGGTACGTTTCAGGTTGCCTATTATGATAATATCTTTCCGCTCCGCATCGAGTCATATCCGGTGTTGTTAGGGACACTTGCCGATACAGAAACGAATCTGGAAGAACTCTCGAAGGAACTGGTAGCTGCTTTTGCCCAGATTGCCGCTGTAAAGGGGGAAGAAAGGGTAGTTCAGATGGAACAAGCCAAACAAGCTTTGTGGGAAGCGTATAGCCACAATGCTGAGTTTAAAACCCTTATAGAAGCCCAGTTGAGTACCCTAAATGCAGATATGCAGAAAATGCACGATTTATTATCTGTACAGCATTTCCGACTGGCGTACTGGCGGCTGGCTAACCGGGAGATTAATTACAGGCGTTTCTTCAACATCAATCAGCTAATTAGTATCCGGGTAGAAGATCCTGCCGTACTTTCTCAAACCCATCAACTCATCTTTAATCTATTGCAACAAGGTGTTTTCACCGGCGTAAGAATAGATCATATCGATGGATTAAATGACCCATTGACTTATTTGCAACAACTCCGCAGCCGAGCTAAGGATGCCTATATTGTGGTAGAAAAAATTCTGGAAGCCGGAGAAGAATTGCCTGAAGAATGGCCTATCGAAGGAACCAGCGGCTACGATTTTCTGACCCAACTGAATGATGTATTCTGCGAGCGTGCCCATAAAGAAGATTTCCAGGAATTATTTACCAGGTTTACCGGACAGGAATTTTATTATGATGCTTTACTCTACGAAAAGAAACGCTTCATCCTGCAACGTTTGTTTGTGGGCGACCTGGAAAAACTGTTTTTACAATTCAAGAAACTATCGTTTTATCTTCCGGAAGGGGTTGATATTTTGCAGGCAGACCTGAGGCAGGCCCTGGGTATATTGCTTTCCTGTTTTCCAGTGTACCGTACGTATGTTAATTCGTCTGAGGTTTCTGACCGGGACCGCCACTATATTGAAGAAGCTCTGGAAAAGGCCGGAGATTTATTGGCAGGGCAAGAACTTACCCTACAGTTTCTGCGAAAAATTCTGCTGATGGAATTTCCGCCCAATCTGGGTCAGCTTAAAAAAGCCAACTGGATTAAAGCTGTGATGCAGTTTCAGCAGATCAGTGGTCCGTTAATGGCCAAAGGGCTGGAAGATACGGCTTTTTATATCTACAACCGCTTATTATCGCTCAATGAAGTAGGTGGCAACCCTGAAGCATTTGGCTGTTCTGTAGAAGAGTTTCACCACTTTAATCTGTATCAGTTACAACATTGGCCATATAAAATCAATGCAACAGCTACACATGACACCAAACGGGGCGAAGATGTACGGGCAAGGCTGAATGTATTGTCTGAAATTCCTGGTGAGTGGGAAAAGCAGGTACGTCAATGGCATAAGATCAATCAGCCAGTAAAGCAGAAGCGGGAAAAAGCGTTTGTACCAGATAGAAATGAGGAATATATGCTCTATCAGGCCTTATTAGGCTCCTGGCCATTTGAAACGCCTTTGCCGGATGATTTTGCCCAACGATTAGAAGGCTATTTGCTCAAAGCTTTAAAAGAAGCCAAAGTGCATTCCAGTTGGTCTATTCCGGATGAACAATATGAGCAGGCTATTCTCAAATTCAGCCGCAAACTGCTTGATCCGGCACAAGGCTTTTTGAAAGCATTTCTACCTTTTCAGCAGAAAATTGCCTCATATGGTATATTTAATTCTCTTTCTCAGGTGTTATTAAAAATCACTTCTCCCGGTGTGCCAGATATTTACCAGGGTTGCGAACTATGGGATTTGAGTATGGTAGACCCCGACAACCGCCGTCCGGTGGATTATTCTTTAAGAAAACAATACCTGGATTTTTTACAGCAGAACGAGAATGATAGCGCTCAGCTTATAAGCGAACTACTTTCCAGCAAGGAAGATGGCCGGATAAAAATGTATGTATTGTACAAAACTTTACAAGTACGTAACCAGTATGCGGCACTGTTTGACAAAGGAGTATACCTGCCACTGGAAGTATCTGGTAAGCAAAAGGACTGTGTGATTGCATTTGCCCGGGTGAGTGAAGAAAATATAGCCCTTGTGGTCGCACCTCGTTTTTATACCAGATTGATGGCTGAAAATGAATTACATCTGGGAGAAAAAGCCTGGGCCAATACAGCGATTCATCTTCCGGATGGTAAATCTTACAAGCCCTGGAAGCAGATTTTTACCGGAAGTGTAGTACAGCCCTCAGAAAAGCTATATTTGAAAGACATTTGTAAAGAATTTCCTTTAGGTTTGTTAACCAATCAATAA